One window of the Xenopus tropicalis strain Nigerian chromosome 10, UCB_Xtro_10.0, whole genome shotgun sequence genome contains the following:
- the rnf157 gene encoding E3 ubiquitin ligase RNF157 isoform X1 has product MGALTSRQHAGVEEVDMPCNSLYRYPPKSGSYFGSHFIMGGEKFESSHPEGYLFGENCDLNFLGSRPVTFPYTAPSPQEPVKTLRSLINIRKDTLRLVRCTEELKATGVEGSRPKVHYNVEFTFDTDARVAITIYYQATEEFQGGIASYLPKSSNLQSDTVHFKRGVSQQFCFPSHTVDPSEWREEELTFDLDREVYPMVVHAVVEEGEEHLGHSHVLMATFEKHADGSFCVKPLKQKQVVDGVSYLLQEIYGIENKYNSQDSKVAEDEVSDNSAECVVCLSDVRDTLILPCRHLCLCNACADTLRYQASNCPICRLPFRALLQIRAMRKVPGPHSPAGFSPIIAAPTSDSEEHTSEHVPPGYEVVSLLEALNGPLTPSPSAPPLRALGEARRPGGLPSYGSDIHLRMHSPLQHLCGSQALKLKKSISRSISQNSSVLQEDEMEKSFSETEIRTPRKKTSQLAEECGATPESENLTLSSSGAIDQSSCTGTPLSPTITSPEDPLSSSLAQSVMSMASSHSQQSQLSTDTVSSMSGSYTAGGMEEEEGDITPSPPAAASGSPSMGGELSPAESPEALFVTVSAEEMDAEGNVTEEEFASPEEDDGQRTGRECDNNNAAGVTLRDVLDNVRGSEGCLADVCYTGVPGQPRRNPYHGSDNCISLQENKQSQLGTQEV; this is encoded by the exons ATGGGGGCACTGACAAGTCGGCAGCATGCTGGAGTGGAAGAGGTGGACATGCCGTGTAATTCCCTCTACAGATACCCACCCAAGTCTG GGAGTTACTTTGGCAGCCACTTTATTATGGGAGGGGAAAAGTTTGAGTCCAGCCACCCCGAGGGCTACTTGTTTGGGGAAAACTGTGACCTGAATTTCCTTGGGAGCCGGCCAGTCACG TTTCCTTATACAGCCCCTTCTCCACAAGAGCCAGTGAAAACTCTGCGCAGTCTGATCAACATCCGTAAGGACACACTGCGCCTGGTCAG GTGCACCGAGGAGCTAAAGGCCACCGGGGTGGAGGGGAGCCGCCCCAAGGTGCATTATAATGTGGAGTTCACCTTCGATACAGACGCACGAGTTGCAATCACCATTTATTACCAGGCCACTGAGGAGTTCCAGGGGGGCATTGCCAG CTACCTGCCCAAATCCAGCAACCTGCAGTCGGACACTGTGCACTTCAAAAGAGGGGTGAGCCAGCAGTTCTGCTTCCCTTCCCATACAGTGGACCCATCTGAATGGAGAGAAGAGGAG CTGACCTTCGATCTAGACAGAGAGGTTTACCCTATGGTGGTCCATGCGGTGGTGGAGGAAGGAGAAG AGCATCTTGGACACTCCCACGTACTCATGGCGACATTTGAGAAG CATGCCGACGGCAGTTTCTGTGTGAAACCCCTGAAGCAGAAACAAGTG GTGGATGGAGTCAGTTACTTACTGCAAGAAATCTACGGTATTGAGAATAAGTACAACAGCCAGGACTCCAAG GTAGCCGAGGATGAAGTGAGTGATAACAGTGCGGAATGCGTGGTGTGTTTGTCCGATGTGCGGGACACGCTCATCCTGCCGTGCAGACACCTGTGTTTGTGCAACGCGTGTGCCGACACATTACGGTACCAGGCCAGTAACTGCCCCATCTGTAGGCTCC CTTTCCGAGCCCTCCTCCAGATCCGCGCCATGAGAAAAGTCCCTGGTCCACACTCTCCGGCTGGTTTTAGTCCCATTATAGCAGCCCCAACGTCAGATTCAGAGGAGCACACG TCAGAACATGTACCTCCTGGATATGAGGTGGTCTCTCTTCTAGAGGCCCTAAATGGTCCCCTGACCCCATCACCCTCTGCACCCCCACTGCGGGCTCTGGGAGAAGCAAGGCGCCCTGGGGGTCTGCCATCGTACGGCAGTGACATACACCTACGCATGCACTCCCCCTTGCAGCATCTCTGTGGGAGCCAGGCCTTAAAGCTAAAGAAGAGCATATCTAG GtccatttcccagaattcctcagTGCTGCAAGAAGATGAGATGGAGAAATCGTTCAGTGAAACAGAAATTCGGACGCCTAGGAAAAAGACATCCCAGCTGGCAGAG GAGTGCGGAGCCACCCCAGAAAGTGAAAACCTGACCCTGTCTTCCTCTGGGGCCATCGATCAGTCTTCCTGCACGGGAACACCCCTGTCTCCCACAATCACCTCCCCTGAAG ACCCCCTGAGCAGTAGCCTGGCGCAGTCCGTAATGTCCATGGCCTCGTCCCACAGCCAGCAGTCCCAGCTCAGTACTGACACCGTATCTTCCATGTCGGGCTCCTACACAGCTGGGGGAATGGAAGAGGAGGAGGGGGACATCACTCCGTCGCCCCCAGCAGCTGCAAGTGGCTCCCCCTccatggggggagag CTGTCACCAGCAGAATCCCCAGAGGCACTCTTTGTGACCGTCTCTGCAGAGGAAATGGATGCAGAG GGAAATGTCACCGAGGAAGAATTTGCATCGCCAGAGGAAGATGATG GGCAGAGGACTGGCAGAGAGTGTGACAATAACAATGCTGCTGGTGTCACGCTGAGGGACGTTCTGGACAATGTGCGGGGCTCTGAGGGCTGCCTGGCCG
- the rnf157 gene encoding E3 ubiquitin ligase RNF157 isoform X2 produces the protein MGALTSRQHAGVEEVDMPCNSLYRYPPKSGSYFGSHFIMGGEKFESSHPEGYLFGENCDLNFLGSRPVTFPYTAPSPQEPVKTLRSLINIRKDTLRLVRCTEELKATGVEGSRPKVHYNVEFTFDTDARVAITIYYQATEEFQGGIASYLPKSSNLQSDTVHFKRGVSQQFCFPSHTVDPSEWREEELTFDLDREVYPMVVHAVVEEGEEHLGHSHVLMATFEKHADGSFCVKPLKQKQVVDGVSYLLQEIYGIENKYNSQDSKVAEDEVSDNSAECVVCLSDVRDTLILPCRHLCLCNACADTLRYQASNCPICRLPFRALLQIRAMRKVPGPHSPAGFSPIIAAPTSDSEEHTSEHVPPGYEVVSLLEALNGPLTPSPSAPPLRALGEARRPGGLPSYGSDIHLRMHSPLQHLCGSQALKLKKSISRSISQNSSVLQEDEMEKSFSETEIRTPRKKTSQLAEECGATPESENLTLSSSGAIDQSSCTGTPLSPTITSPEDPLSSSLAQSVMSMASSHSQQSQLSTDTVSSMSGSYTAGGMEEEEGDITPSPPAAASGSPSMGGELSPAESPEALFVTVSAEEMDAEGNVTEEEFASPEEDDGQRTGRECDNNNAAGVTLRDVLDNVRGSEGCLAVAAPEPQPVPIGN, from the exons ATGGGGGCACTGACAAGTCGGCAGCATGCTGGAGTGGAAGAGGTGGACATGCCGTGTAATTCCCTCTACAGATACCCACCCAAGTCTG GGAGTTACTTTGGCAGCCACTTTATTATGGGAGGGGAAAAGTTTGAGTCCAGCCACCCCGAGGGCTACTTGTTTGGGGAAAACTGTGACCTGAATTTCCTTGGGAGCCGGCCAGTCACG TTTCCTTATACAGCCCCTTCTCCACAAGAGCCAGTGAAAACTCTGCGCAGTCTGATCAACATCCGTAAGGACACACTGCGCCTGGTCAG GTGCACCGAGGAGCTAAAGGCCACCGGGGTGGAGGGGAGCCGCCCCAAGGTGCATTATAATGTGGAGTTCACCTTCGATACAGACGCACGAGTTGCAATCACCATTTATTACCAGGCCACTGAGGAGTTCCAGGGGGGCATTGCCAG CTACCTGCCCAAATCCAGCAACCTGCAGTCGGACACTGTGCACTTCAAAAGAGGGGTGAGCCAGCAGTTCTGCTTCCCTTCCCATACAGTGGACCCATCTGAATGGAGAGAAGAGGAG CTGACCTTCGATCTAGACAGAGAGGTTTACCCTATGGTGGTCCATGCGGTGGTGGAGGAAGGAGAAG AGCATCTTGGACACTCCCACGTACTCATGGCGACATTTGAGAAG CATGCCGACGGCAGTTTCTGTGTGAAACCCCTGAAGCAGAAACAAGTG GTGGATGGAGTCAGTTACTTACTGCAAGAAATCTACGGTATTGAGAATAAGTACAACAGCCAGGACTCCAAG GTAGCCGAGGATGAAGTGAGTGATAACAGTGCGGAATGCGTGGTGTGTTTGTCCGATGTGCGGGACACGCTCATCCTGCCGTGCAGACACCTGTGTTTGTGCAACGCGTGTGCCGACACATTACGGTACCAGGCCAGTAACTGCCCCATCTGTAGGCTCC CTTTCCGAGCCCTCCTCCAGATCCGCGCCATGAGAAAAGTCCCTGGTCCACACTCTCCGGCTGGTTTTAGTCCCATTATAGCAGCCCCAACGTCAGATTCAGAGGAGCACACG TCAGAACATGTACCTCCTGGATATGAGGTGGTCTCTCTTCTAGAGGCCCTAAATGGTCCCCTGACCCCATCACCCTCTGCACCCCCACTGCGGGCTCTGGGAGAAGCAAGGCGCCCTGGGGGTCTGCCATCGTACGGCAGTGACATACACCTACGCATGCACTCCCCCTTGCAGCATCTCTGTGGGAGCCAGGCCTTAAAGCTAAAGAAGAGCATATCTAG GtccatttcccagaattcctcagTGCTGCAAGAAGATGAGATGGAGAAATCGTTCAGTGAAACAGAAATTCGGACGCCTAGGAAAAAGACATCCCAGCTGGCAGAG GAGTGCGGAGCCACCCCAGAAAGTGAAAACCTGACCCTGTCTTCCTCTGGGGCCATCGATCAGTCTTCCTGCACGGGAACACCCCTGTCTCCCACAATCACCTCCCCTGAAG ACCCCCTGAGCAGTAGCCTGGCGCAGTCCGTAATGTCCATGGCCTCGTCCCACAGCCAGCAGTCCCAGCTCAGTACTGACACCGTATCTTCCATGTCGGGCTCCTACACAGCTGGGGGAATGGAAGAGGAGGAGGGGGACATCACTCCGTCGCCCCCAGCAGCTGCAAGTGGCTCCCCCTccatggggggagag CTGTCACCAGCAGAATCCCCAGAGGCACTCTTTGTGACCGTCTCTGCAGAGGAAATGGATGCAGAG GGAAATGTCACCGAGGAAGAATTTGCATCGCCAGAGGAAGATGATG GGCAGAGGACTGGCAGAGAGTGTGACAATAACAATGCTGCTGGTGTCACGCTGAGGGACGTTCTGGACAATGTGCGGGGCTCTGAGGGCTGCCTGGCCG
- the rnf157 gene encoding RING finger protein 157, whose protein sequence is MGALTSRQHAGVEEVDMPCNSLYRYPPKSGSYFGSHFIMGGEKFESSHPEGYLFGENCDLNFLGSRPVTFPYTAPSPQEPVKTLRSLINIRKDTLRLVRCTEELKATGVEGSRPKVHYNVEFTFDTDARVAITIYYQATEEFQGGIASYLPKSSNLQSDTVHFKRGVSQQFCFPSHTVDPSEWREEELTFDLDREVYPMVVHAVVEEGEEHLGHSHVLMATFEKHADGSFCVKPLKQKQVVDGVSYLLQEIYGIENKYNSQDSKVAEDEVSDNSAECVVCLSDVRDTLILPCRHLCLCNACADTLRYQASNCPICRLPFRALLQIRAMRKVPGPHSPAGFSPIIAAPTSDSEEHTSEHVPPGYEVVSLLEALNGPLTPSPSAPPLRALGEARRPGGLPSYGSDIHLRMHSPLQHLCGSQALKLKKSISRSISQNSSVLQEDEMEKSFSETEIRTPRKKTSQLAEECGATPESENLTLPPVYSTPRHQQPIFT, encoded by the exons ATGGGGGCACTGACAAGTCGGCAGCATGCTGGAGTGGAAGAGGTGGACATGCCGTGTAATTCCCTCTACAGATACCCACCCAAGTCTG GGAGTTACTTTGGCAGCCACTTTATTATGGGAGGGGAAAAGTTTGAGTCCAGCCACCCCGAGGGCTACTTGTTTGGGGAAAACTGTGACCTGAATTTCCTTGGGAGCCGGCCAGTCACG TTTCCTTATACAGCCCCTTCTCCACAAGAGCCAGTGAAAACTCTGCGCAGTCTGATCAACATCCGTAAGGACACACTGCGCCTGGTCAG GTGCACCGAGGAGCTAAAGGCCACCGGGGTGGAGGGGAGCCGCCCCAAGGTGCATTATAATGTGGAGTTCACCTTCGATACAGACGCACGAGTTGCAATCACCATTTATTACCAGGCCACTGAGGAGTTCCAGGGGGGCATTGCCAG CTACCTGCCCAAATCCAGCAACCTGCAGTCGGACACTGTGCACTTCAAAAGAGGGGTGAGCCAGCAGTTCTGCTTCCCTTCCCATACAGTGGACCCATCTGAATGGAGAGAAGAGGAG CTGACCTTCGATCTAGACAGAGAGGTTTACCCTATGGTGGTCCATGCGGTGGTGGAGGAAGGAGAAG AGCATCTTGGACACTCCCACGTACTCATGGCGACATTTGAGAAG CATGCCGACGGCAGTTTCTGTGTGAAACCCCTGAAGCAGAAACAAGTG GTGGATGGAGTCAGTTACTTACTGCAAGAAATCTACGGTATTGAGAATAAGTACAACAGCCAGGACTCCAAG GTAGCCGAGGATGAAGTGAGTGATAACAGTGCGGAATGCGTGGTGTGTTTGTCCGATGTGCGGGACACGCTCATCCTGCCGTGCAGACACCTGTGTTTGTGCAACGCGTGTGCCGACACATTACGGTACCAGGCCAGTAACTGCCCCATCTGTAGGCTCC CTTTCCGAGCCCTCCTCCAGATCCGCGCCATGAGAAAAGTCCCTGGTCCACACTCTCCGGCTGGTTTTAGTCCCATTATAGCAGCCCCAACGTCAGATTCAGAGGAGCACACG TCAGAACATGTACCTCCTGGATATGAGGTGGTCTCTCTTCTAGAGGCCCTAAATGGTCCCCTGACCCCATCACCCTCTGCACCCCCACTGCGGGCTCTGGGAGAAGCAAGGCGCCCTGGGGGTCTGCCATCGTACGGCAGTGACATACACCTACGCATGCACTCCCCCTTGCAGCATCTCTGTGGGAGCCAGGCCTTAAAGCTAAAGAAGAGCATATCTAG GtccatttcccagaattcctcagTGCTGCAAGAAGATGAGATGGAGAAATCGTTCAGTGAAACAGAAATTCGGACGCCTAGGAAAAAGACATCCCAGCTGGCAGAG GAGTGCGGAGCCACCCCAGAAAGTGAAAAC